The sequence CGGGCGACCGCGGTGACGGCGTCGAGCCGGACACCGTCCAGCCGCTCCAGCACTCCCTCCGCGGTGTGCGGCCGGTGGCGGAGGGCTGATGCGTGGAGCGCGAGGTGCCTCGCTTCCGCGCGGGCCGGATCAGGCTCCTTGCGAGCGGTCATGCTTCTCCGGGGCGGCCGGGAGGAGGTTCAACGTGGTCCGGGCCGGCCCGAAGTTTGTGCGTCGCCTGATCCCTCGGGGCCGTCGGCTTGCTCGTCGGGCGGATCATAGGATGTCGCGGTGATCGAGGACAGGCCCACCGATGTGGAAGAGGACGACTTCCTGGAGTTCGTCGGCGACTACACCAGTGTCTGGGCGAGCGACCGACGCAGTGTGGTCCTTCGGCGCACCCGGTGGTTCACGGTCCTCGTCTCGCTGCACCGCGGATCCCGGCCCCGGGTCACGCTCACCCTGACCGGGCCGTACTGGGCGCCCGGGGACGGGAAACGGCGGGCGGAGGTCCTGTCGGGCCTGCGCCGGGAGCAGGACGACCTGCTGGACATCCTGGGCCCGGGGTGCGAGGTGCGCTTCGACCGGCAGCGCAGCGCGGTCTCGGTGACAGCGGACGTGCCGGTGCGCTGGGAGTCGAACGGGTGCCCGCCGGCCGAGCACCTGGCGTCGCGCAGCCGCGCCCGCAAGTGGATCGTCCGCGCGGACGAGCTCCTGGTGCACGGTGCCCGGCTCGGCCTGGGACGGCGGCCCGCTGAGCCGGAGCCGGGCCGGGCTCGGACCCTGCCGCCGCGTCCGGTTCCGGCGCGGTCGGTGCCGCAGCCCCGCCTCAAGGGGAGCCGGTGGTGGAGTGGCCCATTCCGCTCACCGCAGCCCGTGCGCAGGATTCGCCGCCGTCGCGCGAAAGTGTCGGCCGTTCCGTGCCGACACTTCCCCCGCTCCACCGGCGTACCCGGGCCGGCACGCGCCGAGCCGGCCCGCCAGTGGCCGAGAGGGCCGGCAGGATCTGCCCGGTGTGCGGCGAACGGCTGACCACGCCGGGCCGTAGCCGTCACCAGCGGTGCGAGGGCCGTGCGCTCACTGTGGACGCTGCGGTGCGGCGTGCGGCTCCGCAGCCTGCGGAACCCCGGCCTGCGGCACGGGAACCCGCCACCGCGGAGGCCGTGGAGCGCTACCGGACGCTGGTGGCGGACGTGGAGCGGCGCGAGGCCGCTCTCCCCGGCCGGCGGCGTGATGCGGTGAGCCGGAACCCGGTGCGGATCCCGCAGGCCCGGGAGGCTGTACTGCTTCGTTGCCAGGGGTTCTGCGAGAACCCTGGCTGTGGTGGTCAGCCCGTCGACTGCACCGATGACGGCCGGGCGATCCTGGAGGTGGACCACGTGCGGCGGCTTGCGGAGGGTGGGCGTGACCATCCGTCGCAGATGGTTGCGCTGTGCCCCAACTGCCATGCGATGAAGGAGCGTGGCTCGTGCCGGGAGGAGCTCGTCCGGGTACTCCTGGTGGTGGCCCGTGAGGCGCACGGGCGGTGGCTACCGGGGCAGGGGGCTTGCGCCGGCCGGTAGATGTTCGGGAGAGGCTCCTCGGTGCCCGACGGGCAGGGCTGTGACGGTCGGGGCCCGGGTGCGGTGGACGGCTCGGCCAGGGGTGTCGGCCTCGCACGGGTGGCAGCGAGAAGCCTCGCCCCGGATCACACGGCCTCGACGCCGGTGCCGGCCCCGCACTTGCGGGACGAGCGGGCCTTGCGTCGGAGCCGGGTTGCCACACCGTGTCAGCCCTGCGCGCGCGGGGATCGCGTCTTCACGTCTGCGGCGACGGCACGGCTGTTGATGACCTCCGGGGCGCTGGCCCGAGCCCGGCCGTGGTGGCGTGGGTGCGGGTTCGCGAGGGGGTCTCGCTTACCGCTTGCGCACCGTGATCGAATCGGCCGCCGGGAGTTCATGACAGCGGGTCGGTCATGACCGTTTCCCCCGGTGCTCTCGAGCGCCTTCCTTCAGACGCCCGCAGCGATCTCTTCCAGCAAGTCCTGGGCATTCGGTTCACGATCCGCCTGTCAGCCGGCCGGATGCTCACGGAGCAAGGCCAGGCGGCC comes from Streptomyces sp. TLI_053 and encodes:
- a CDS encoding HNH endonuclease signature motif containing protein, whose amino-acid sequence is MRIPQAREAVLLRCQGFCENPGCGGQPVDCTDDGRAILEVDHVRRLAEGGRDHPSQMVALCPNCHAMKERGSCREELVRVLLVVAREAHGRWLPGQGACAGR